The Sinorhizobium fredii USDA 257 region GAGCGCCGGCATCTGTGAACGCGAGATCGCGTCCGCTGCGGCCAAGTACGGCATCCCTGCGGGGATTCTTTACTCGGTCGGCCTGACGGAGACCGGCCGCAAGGGATCGCTGCAGCCCTATGCGATGAACATTGAAGGCAAGGCGTACTTCGGCACGAGCGTCCAGGATGTCCTCAGCCGATTCGGTGCGGCACGGGCGCAAGGGGCGAAGCTCATCGATCTCGGCTGCATGCAGGTCAACTATCATTTCCACGGCGAGCATTTCAGCTCTCCGGGGGAAATGCTTGATCCCCGAAAGAATGTCGACTATGCCGCGCGCTTCCTCTCCAATCTGCGCGCCAGGCACGAGAGCTGGACGATGGCGGTTGCCCGCTATCATGCCGGGCCGAACAATGATCCGGCGCAGAAGAAATATGTCTGCCGGGTCATCGCGAACCTTGTCGCAACGGGCTACGGCAAGTGGACGCCGAACGCGGCGCAGTTTTGCCAATAATCAATCATCAGTTGTGATATTCACCCCCGTGTCGCATTGTGGCTACAATGCGGAGAGATTGTGATCGCAAGGGCTAATTGTTGTGATGCGTTAACTTTTCCACACCAATTTAGTGTCATCGTTAACGGGGACATACTAGATATAGATCAAATCGGCACACATTCCTTAATCAACTATTAAAACCTCCCATTAACTTCCTCTAGTTGTTCGTGAATCCCCGGATTCGTACTTCTCAATCAGCGAGACACCCATACTGATTCGGAGGCGGA contains the following coding sequences:
- a CDS encoding transglycosylase SLT domain-containing protein — its product is MRLAALSALALVTSTCSALASAGICEREIASAAAKYGIPAGILYSVGLTETGRKGSLQPYAMNIEGKAYFGTSVQDVLSRFGAARAQGAKLIDLGCMQVNYHFHGEHFSSPGEMLDPRKNVDYAARFLSNLRARHESWTMAVARYHAGPNNDPAQKKYVCRVIANLVATGYGKWTPNAAQFCQ